One window of the Magnolia sinica isolate HGM2019 chromosome 19, MsV1, whole genome shotgun sequence genome contains the following:
- the LOC131234505 gene encoding large ribosomal subunit protein eL31-like: MVEKTTKGRKEEVVTREYTINLHRHLHGCTFKKMAPKAIKEIWKFARKAMGTTDVRVDVKLNKHIWSRGIQGVPRRVRVRIARKRNEEEDAKEELYSLVTAAEVPPEGLEGLGTKVIEEGD; the protein is encoded by the coding sequence ATGGTGGAGAAGACGACCAAAGGGAGAAAGGAGGAGGTAGTGACAAGAGAATACACTATCAATCTCCACAGGCATCTCCATGGATGCACCTTCAAGAAGATGGCTCCCAAAGCCATAAAAGAGATATGGAAATTTGCACGGAAGGCGATGGGGACAACCGATGTTAGGGTCGACGTGAAGCTAAACAAGCACATATGGAGTAGGGGTATACAGGGTGTGCCTAGACGTGTTCGCGTGCGCATCGCTCGCAAGAGGAATGAAGAGGAAGATGCTAAGGAGGAGCTTTATTCGTTGGTCACTGCAGCAGAGGTCCCACCTGAAGGGCTCGAGGGATTGGGAACCAAGGTCATCGAAGAAGGAGATTAG
- the LOC131235110 gene encoding NAC domain-containing protein 90-like: MCNLPPGYRFYPTEEELVGFYLRNKLENRREDLDRVIPAIYVFTLDPWQLPSMSGELCVGDIEQWFFFSPVQEKEAHGGRPNRITPSGYWKATGSPGYIFSNNRVIGLKKTMVFYEGRAPTGKKTKWKLNEYKALEETSYSNAVPKFRHEYSLCRVYVKSESLRSFDRRPTVTMTSGTKPNIDLHIKEGASSSSLGVISHQNPLKVERADSSSSGDHASHSQAEYSGKDDWKMIGNLDTVWDSIDWE, translated from the exons ATGTGCAATCTCCCACCAGGTTATAGATTCTACCCAACAGAAGAAGAGCTGGTGGGATTCTACCTGCGTAACAAGCTAGAGAACAGGAGAGAGGACTTAGACCGTGTTATTCCTGCCATCTATGTCTTCACTCTCGACCCTTGGCAGCTCCCaa GCATGTCGGGTGAGCTGTGTGTCGGAGATATTGAACAATGGTTTTTCTTCAGCCCAGTGCAAGAGAAGGAAGCCCACGGAGGGAGGCCAAACCGAATCACACCGTCGGGCTACTGGAAAGCAACCGGCTCTCCTGGCTATATCTTCTCCAACAACCGAGTCATTGGCCTAAAGAAAACCATGGTTTTCTACGAAGGAAGAGCCCCCACAGGGAAGAAAACGAAATGGAAGTTGAATGAGTATAAAGCCCTTGAAGAAACATCATATTCAAATGCAGTTCCAAAG tttcGACATGAATATAGCTTATGCCGAGTATACGTAAAATCGGAAAGCCTACGATCATTTGATCGACGGCCGACGGTCACGATGACAAGCGGGACAAAACCCAATATCGATTTACACATTAAAGAGGGAGCTAGTAGTAGCAGTTTAGGTGTAATTTCTCATCAAAATCCTTTGAAGGTGGAGAGAGCTGATAGTTCGTCATCGGGCGACCATGCTTCTCACTCTCAAGCTGAATATTCTGGCAAAGACGACTGGAAGATGATAGGAAATCTCGACACTGTTTGGGATTCTATCGATTGGGAGTAA